From Salarias fasciatus chromosome 5, fSalaFa1.1, whole genome shotgun sequence, a single genomic window includes:
- the tead3b gene encoding TEA domain family member 3 b isoform X4, which produces MDGDAEGVWSPDIEQSFQEALAIYPPCGRRKIILSDEGKMYGRNELIARYIKLRTGKTRTRKQVSSHIQVLARKKVREYQAGIKVSSHLQVLARRKSREIQSKLKAMNLDQASKDKALQNMAALSSAQIVSPSMMKNPLPPLPPAPYQPVRFWHGSVTGQPGPSQDIKPFAHPPYPGLPGPVQPSIPSYETLGPPPAPPTATAVPVWQDRTIASSKLRMLEYSAFMEVQRDPDNYSKHLFVHIGQTNPSYSDPLLEAVDIRQIYDKFPEKKGGLKELYEKGPQNAFFLVKFWADLNSSGMPDGPGSFYGVSSQYSSIENMTITVSTKVCSFGKQVVEKVETEYARMEGGKCVYRIHRSPMCEYMINFIHKLKHLPEKYMMNSVLENFTILQVVTNRDTQETLLCIAFVFEVSTSEHGAQYHVYKLVKD; this is translated from the exons GTCGCAATGAATTGATAGCACGGTACATCAAGCTGAGGACAGGCAAAACCCGCACACGAAAACAG GTGTCTAGTCACATACAGGTGTTAGCACGGAAGAAAGTTCGTGAATACCAGGCCGGTATAAAG GTTTCTAGCCACTTGCAGGTTCTCGCCCGGAGAAAATCTCGCGAGATCCAGTCAAAGCTAAAG GCGATGAATTTG GATCAGGCATCTAAAGACAAAGCCCTGCAGAACATGGCAGCACTGTCGTCAGCACAGATCGTCTCCCCGAGTATGATGAAGAATCCTCTTCCTCCATTGCCTCCTGCCCCATACCAGCCAGTCAGA TTCTGGCACGGTTCAGTCACAGGACAGCCTGGACCTTCTCAGGA tatCAAACCTTTTGCACATCCCCCATACCCAGGCCTACCAGGGCCCGTACAGCCATCCATACCAA GTTATGAGACGCTGGGACCCCCTCCTGCGCCGCCCACTGCCACCGCAGTGCCGGTGTGGCAGGATCGCACCATCGCCTCCTCGAAGCTGCGGATGCTGGAGTACTCGGCCTTCATGGAGGTCCAGAGAGATCCAGACAAT TACAGCAAACACTTGTTTGTCCACATTGGACAGACCAACCCCTCCTATAGTGATCCGCTCCTGGAAGCTGTGGACATCCGGCAGATATACGACAAGTTCCCTGAGAAGAAGGGCGGCCTCAAAGAGCTTTACGAGAAAGGACCCCAGAATGCCTTCTTCCTCGTGAAGTTCTGG GCTGACCTGAACAGCAGCGGCATGCCGGACGGCCCGGGTTCATTCTACGGCGTCAGCAGCCAGTACAGCAGCATCGAGAACATGACCATCACCGTCTCCACCAAAGTCTGCTCGTTTGGCAAGCAAGTGGTCGAGAAAGTCGAG ACGGAGTACGCACGTATGGAGGGAGGAAAGTGTGTTTACAGGATCCACCGCTCTCCAATGTGTGAATACATGATCAATTTCATCCACAAACTCAAACACTTGCCTGAAAAATACATGATGAACAGTGTTCTCGAAAATTTCACTATCCTACAG GTGGTGACAAACCGTGACACCCAGGAGACCCTGCTCTGTATAGCTTTCGTTTTTGAGGTTTCCACGAGTGAACACGGAGCTCAGTATCACGTCTACAAACTTGTAAAGGACTAA
- the tead3b gene encoding TEA domain family member 3 b isoform X9, giving the protein MDGDAEGVWSPDIEQSFQEALAIYPPCGRRKIILSDEGKMYGRNELIARYIKLRTGKTRTRKQVSSHLQVLARRKSREIQSKLKAMNLDQASKDKALQNMAALSSAQIVSPSMMKNPLPPLPPAPYQPVRFWHGSVTGQPGPSQDIKPFAHPPYPGLPGPVQPSIPTGYETLGPPPAPPTATAVPVWQDRTIASSKLRMLEYSAFMEVQRDPDNYSKHLFVHIGQTNPSYSDPLLEAVDIRQIYDKFPEKKGGLKELYEKGPQNAFFLVKFWADLNSSGMPDGPGSFYGVSSQYSSIENMTITVSTKVCSFGKQVVEKVETEYARMEGGKCVYRIHRSPMCEYMINFIHKLKHLPEKYMMNSVLENFTILQVVTNRDTQETLLCIAFVFEVSTSEHGAQYHVYKLVKD; this is encoded by the exons GTCGCAATGAATTGATAGCACGGTACATCAAGCTGAGGACAGGCAAAACCCGCACACGAAAACAG GTTTCTAGCCACTTGCAGGTTCTCGCCCGGAGAAAATCTCGCGAGATCCAGTCAAAGCTAAAG GCGATGAATTTG GATCAGGCATCTAAAGACAAAGCCCTGCAGAACATGGCAGCACTGTCGTCAGCACAGATCGTCTCCCCGAGTATGATGAAGAATCCTCTTCCTCCATTGCCTCCTGCCCCATACCAGCCAGTCAGA TTCTGGCACGGTTCAGTCACAGGACAGCCTGGACCTTCTCAGGA tatCAAACCTTTTGCACATCCCCCATACCCAGGCCTACCAGGGCCCGTACAGCCATCCATACCAA CAGGTTATGAGACGCTGGGACCCCCTCCTGCGCCGCCCACTGCCACCGCAGTGCCGGTGTGGCAGGATCGCACCATCGCCTCCTCGAAGCTGCGGATGCTGGAGTACTCGGCCTTCATGGAGGTCCAGAGAGATCCAGACAAT TACAGCAAACACTTGTTTGTCCACATTGGACAGACCAACCCCTCCTATAGTGATCCGCTCCTGGAAGCTGTGGACATCCGGCAGATATACGACAAGTTCCCTGAGAAGAAGGGCGGCCTCAAAGAGCTTTACGAGAAAGGACCCCAGAATGCCTTCTTCCTCGTGAAGTTCTGG GCTGACCTGAACAGCAGCGGCATGCCGGACGGCCCGGGTTCATTCTACGGCGTCAGCAGCCAGTACAGCAGCATCGAGAACATGACCATCACCGTCTCCACCAAAGTCTGCTCGTTTGGCAAGCAAGTGGTCGAGAAAGTCGAG ACGGAGTACGCACGTATGGAGGGAGGAAAGTGTGTTTACAGGATCCACCGCTCTCCAATGTGTGAATACATGATCAATTTCATCCACAAACTCAAACACTTGCCTGAAAAATACATGATGAACAGTGTTCTCGAAAATTTCACTATCCTACAG GTGGTGACAAACCGTGACACCCAGGAGACCCTGCTCTGTATAGCTTTCGTTTTTGAGGTTTCCACGAGTGAACACGGAGCTCAGTATCACGTCTACAAACTTGTAAAGGACTAA
- the tead3b gene encoding TEA domain family member 3 b isoform X6 yields the protein MDGDAEGVWSPDIEQSFQEALAIYPPCGRRKIILSDEGKMYGRNELIARYIKLRTGKTRTRKQVSSHLQVLARRKSREIQSKLKAMNLDQASKDKALQNMAALSSAQIVSPSMMKNPLPPLPPAPYQPVRFWHGSVTGQPGPSQELVLDLNPGRTPGLGRTSHAIKPFAHPPYPGLPGPVQPSIPTGYETLGPPPAPPTATAVPVWQDRTIASSKLRMLEYSAFMEVQRDPDNYSKHLFVHIGQTNPSYSDPLLEAVDIRQIYDKFPEKKGGLKELYEKGPQNAFFLVKFWADLNSSGMPDGPGSFYGVSSQYSSIENMTITVSTKVCSFGKQVVEKVETEYARMEGGKCVYRIHRSPMCEYMINFIHKLKHLPEKYMMNSVLENFTILQVVTNRDTQETLLCIAFVFEVSTSEHGAQYHVYKLVKD from the exons GTCGCAATGAATTGATAGCACGGTACATCAAGCTGAGGACAGGCAAAACCCGCACACGAAAACAG GTTTCTAGCCACTTGCAGGTTCTCGCCCGGAGAAAATCTCGCGAGATCCAGTCAAAGCTAAAG GCGATGAATTTG GATCAGGCATCTAAAGACAAAGCCCTGCAGAACATGGCAGCACTGTCGTCAGCACAGATCGTCTCCCCGAGTATGATGAAGAATCCTCTTCCTCCATTGCCTCCTGCCCCATACCAGCCAGTCAGA TTCTGGCACGGTTCAGTCACAGGACAGCCTGGACCTTCTCAGGA GCTGGTTCTAGATCTCAACCCAGGAAGGACTCCTGGGCTTGGCCGCACCAGCCATGC tatCAAACCTTTTGCACATCCCCCATACCCAGGCCTACCAGGGCCCGTACAGCCATCCATACCAA CAGGTTATGAGACGCTGGGACCCCCTCCTGCGCCGCCCACTGCCACCGCAGTGCCGGTGTGGCAGGATCGCACCATCGCCTCCTCGAAGCTGCGGATGCTGGAGTACTCGGCCTTCATGGAGGTCCAGAGAGATCCAGACAAT TACAGCAAACACTTGTTTGTCCACATTGGACAGACCAACCCCTCCTATAGTGATCCGCTCCTGGAAGCTGTGGACATCCGGCAGATATACGACAAGTTCCCTGAGAAGAAGGGCGGCCTCAAAGAGCTTTACGAGAAAGGACCCCAGAATGCCTTCTTCCTCGTGAAGTTCTGG GCTGACCTGAACAGCAGCGGCATGCCGGACGGCCCGGGTTCATTCTACGGCGTCAGCAGCCAGTACAGCAGCATCGAGAACATGACCATCACCGTCTCCACCAAAGTCTGCTCGTTTGGCAAGCAAGTGGTCGAGAAAGTCGAG ACGGAGTACGCACGTATGGAGGGAGGAAAGTGTGTTTACAGGATCCACCGCTCTCCAATGTGTGAATACATGATCAATTTCATCCACAAACTCAAACACTTGCCTGAAAAATACATGATGAACAGTGTTCTCGAAAATTTCACTATCCTACAG GTGGTGACAAACCGTGACACCCAGGAGACCCTGCTCTGTATAGCTTTCGTTTTTGAGGTTTCCACGAGTGAACACGGAGCTCAGTATCACGTCTACAAACTTGTAAAGGACTAA
- the tead3b gene encoding TEA domain family member 3 b isoform X3, whose protein sequence is MDGDAEGVWSPDIEQSFQEALAIYPPCGRRKIILSDEGKMYGRNELIARYIKLRTGKTRTRKQVSSHIQVLARKKVREYQAGIKVSSHLQVLARRKSREIQSKLKAMNLDQASKDKALQNMAALSSAQIVSPSMMKNPLPPLPPAPYQPVRFWHGSVTGQPGPSQDIKPFAHPPYPGLPGPVQPSIPTGYETLGPPPAPPTATAVPVWQDRTIASSKLRMLEYSAFMEVQRDPDNYSKHLFVHIGQTNPSYSDPLLEAVDIRQIYDKFPEKKGGLKELYEKGPQNAFFLVKFWADLNSSGMPDGPGSFYGVSSQYSSIENMTITVSTKVCSFGKQVVEKVETEYARMEGGKCVYRIHRSPMCEYMINFIHKLKHLPEKYMMNSVLENFTILQVVTNRDTQETLLCIAFVFEVSTSEHGAQYHVYKLVKD, encoded by the exons GTCGCAATGAATTGATAGCACGGTACATCAAGCTGAGGACAGGCAAAACCCGCACACGAAAACAG GTGTCTAGTCACATACAGGTGTTAGCACGGAAGAAAGTTCGTGAATACCAGGCCGGTATAAAG GTTTCTAGCCACTTGCAGGTTCTCGCCCGGAGAAAATCTCGCGAGATCCAGTCAAAGCTAAAG GCGATGAATTTG GATCAGGCATCTAAAGACAAAGCCCTGCAGAACATGGCAGCACTGTCGTCAGCACAGATCGTCTCCCCGAGTATGATGAAGAATCCTCTTCCTCCATTGCCTCCTGCCCCATACCAGCCAGTCAGA TTCTGGCACGGTTCAGTCACAGGACAGCCTGGACCTTCTCAGGA tatCAAACCTTTTGCACATCCCCCATACCCAGGCCTACCAGGGCCCGTACAGCCATCCATACCAA CAGGTTATGAGACGCTGGGACCCCCTCCTGCGCCGCCCACTGCCACCGCAGTGCCGGTGTGGCAGGATCGCACCATCGCCTCCTCGAAGCTGCGGATGCTGGAGTACTCGGCCTTCATGGAGGTCCAGAGAGATCCAGACAAT TACAGCAAACACTTGTTTGTCCACATTGGACAGACCAACCCCTCCTATAGTGATCCGCTCCTGGAAGCTGTGGACATCCGGCAGATATACGACAAGTTCCCTGAGAAGAAGGGCGGCCTCAAAGAGCTTTACGAGAAAGGACCCCAGAATGCCTTCTTCCTCGTGAAGTTCTGG GCTGACCTGAACAGCAGCGGCATGCCGGACGGCCCGGGTTCATTCTACGGCGTCAGCAGCCAGTACAGCAGCATCGAGAACATGACCATCACCGTCTCCACCAAAGTCTGCTCGTTTGGCAAGCAAGTGGTCGAGAAAGTCGAG ACGGAGTACGCACGTATGGAGGGAGGAAAGTGTGTTTACAGGATCCACCGCTCTCCAATGTGTGAATACATGATCAATTTCATCCACAAACTCAAACACTTGCCTGAAAAATACATGATGAACAGTGTTCTCGAAAATTTCACTATCCTACAG GTGGTGACAAACCGTGACACCCAGGAGACCCTGCTCTGTATAGCTTTCGTTTTTGAGGTTTCCACGAGTGAACACGGAGCTCAGTATCACGTCTACAAACTTGTAAAGGACTAA
- the tead3b gene encoding TEA domain family member 3 b isoform X5 yields the protein MDGDAEGVWSPDIEQSFQEALAIYPPCGRRKIILSDEGKMYGRNELIARYIKLRTGKTRTRKQVSSHIQVLARKKVREYQAGIKAMNLDQASKDKALQNMAALSSAQIVSPSMMKNPLPPLPPAPYQPVRFWHGSVTGQPGPSQELVLDLNPGRTPGLGRTSHAIKPFAHPPYPGLPGPVQPSIPTGYETLGPPPAPPTATAVPVWQDRTIASSKLRMLEYSAFMEVQRDPDNYSKHLFVHIGQTNPSYSDPLLEAVDIRQIYDKFPEKKGGLKELYEKGPQNAFFLVKFWADLNSSGMPDGPGSFYGVSSQYSSIENMTITVSTKVCSFGKQVVEKVETEYARMEGGKCVYRIHRSPMCEYMINFIHKLKHLPEKYMMNSVLENFTILQVVTNRDTQETLLCIAFVFEVSTSEHGAQYHVYKLVKD from the exons GTCGCAATGAATTGATAGCACGGTACATCAAGCTGAGGACAGGCAAAACCCGCACACGAAAACAG GTGTCTAGTCACATACAGGTGTTAGCACGGAAGAAAGTTCGTGAATACCAGGCCGGTATAAAG GCGATGAATTTG GATCAGGCATCTAAAGACAAAGCCCTGCAGAACATGGCAGCACTGTCGTCAGCACAGATCGTCTCCCCGAGTATGATGAAGAATCCTCTTCCTCCATTGCCTCCTGCCCCATACCAGCCAGTCAGA TTCTGGCACGGTTCAGTCACAGGACAGCCTGGACCTTCTCAGGA GCTGGTTCTAGATCTCAACCCAGGAAGGACTCCTGGGCTTGGCCGCACCAGCCATGC tatCAAACCTTTTGCACATCCCCCATACCCAGGCCTACCAGGGCCCGTACAGCCATCCATACCAA CAGGTTATGAGACGCTGGGACCCCCTCCTGCGCCGCCCACTGCCACCGCAGTGCCGGTGTGGCAGGATCGCACCATCGCCTCCTCGAAGCTGCGGATGCTGGAGTACTCGGCCTTCATGGAGGTCCAGAGAGATCCAGACAAT TACAGCAAACACTTGTTTGTCCACATTGGACAGACCAACCCCTCCTATAGTGATCCGCTCCTGGAAGCTGTGGACATCCGGCAGATATACGACAAGTTCCCTGAGAAGAAGGGCGGCCTCAAAGAGCTTTACGAGAAAGGACCCCAGAATGCCTTCTTCCTCGTGAAGTTCTGG GCTGACCTGAACAGCAGCGGCATGCCGGACGGCCCGGGTTCATTCTACGGCGTCAGCAGCCAGTACAGCAGCATCGAGAACATGACCATCACCGTCTCCACCAAAGTCTGCTCGTTTGGCAAGCAAGTGGTCGAGAAAGTCGAG ACGGAGTACGCACGTATGGAGGGAGGAAAGTGTGTTTACAGGATCCACCGCTCTCCAATGTGTGAATACATGATCAATTTCATCCACAAACTCAAACACTTGCCTGAAAAATACATGATGAACAGTGTTCTCGAAAATTTCACTATCCTACAG GTGGTGACAAACCGTGACACCCAGGAGACCCTGCTCTGTATAGCTTTCGTTTTTGAGGTTTCCACGAGTGAACACGGAGCTCAGTATCACGTCTACAAACTTGTAAAGGACTAA
- the tead3b gene encoding TEA domain family member 3 b isoform X1 yields MDGDAEGVWSPDIEQSFQEALAIYPPCGRRKIILSDEGKMYGRNELIARYIKLRTGKTRTRKQVSSHIQVLARKKVREYQAGIKVSSHLQVLARRKSREIQSKLKAMNLDQASKDKALQNMAALSSAQIVSPSMMKNPLPPLPPAPYQPVRFWHGSVTGQPGPSQELVLDLNPGRTPGLGRTSHAIKPFAHPPYPGLPGPVQPSIPTGYETLGPPPAPPTATAVPVWQDRTIASSKLRMLEYSAFMEVQRDPDNYSKHLFVHIGQTNPSYSDPLLEAVDIRQIYDKFPEKKGGLKELYEKGPQNAFFLVKFWADLNSSGMPDGPGSFYGVSSQYSSIENMTITVSTKVCSFGKQVVEKVETEYARMEGGKCVYRIHRSPMCEYMINFIHKLKHLPEKYMMNSVLENFTILQVVTNRDTQETLLCIAFVFEVSTSEHGAQYHVYKLVKD; encoded by the exons GTCGCAATGAATTGATAGCACGGTACATCAAGCTGAGGACAGGCAAAACCCGCACACGAAAACAG GTGTCTAGTCACATACAGGTGTTAGCACGGAAGAAAGTTCGTGAATACCAGGCCGGTATAAAG GTTTCTAGCCACTTGCAGGTTCTCGCCCGGAGAAAATCTCGCGAGATCCAGTCAAAGCTAAAG GCGATGAATTTG GATCAGGCATCTAAAGACAAAGCCCTGCAGAACATGGCAGCACTGTCGTCAGCACAGATCGTCTCCCCGAGTATGATGAAGAATCCTCTTCCTCCATTGCCTCCTGCCCCATACCAGCCAGTCAGA TTCTGGCACGGTTCAGTCACAGGACAGCCTGGACCTTCTCAGGA GCTGGTTCTAGATCTCAACCCAGGAAGGACTCCTGGGCTTGGCCGCACCAGCCATGC tatCAAACCTTTTGCACATCCCCCATACCCAGGCCTACCAGGGCCCGTACAGCCATCCATACCAA CAGGTTATGAGACGCTGGGACCCCCTCCTGCGCCGCCCACTGCCACCGCAGTGCCGGTGTGGCAGGATCGCACCATCGCCTCCTCGAAGCTGCGGATGCTGGAGTACTCGGCCTTCATGGAGGTCCAGAGAGATCCAGACAAT TACAGCAAACACTTGTTTGTCCACATTGGACAGACCAACCCCTCCTATAGTGATCCGCTCCTGGAAGCTGTGGACATCCGGCAGATATACGACAAGTTCCCTGAGAAGAAGGGCGGCCTCAAAGAGCTTTACGAGAAAGGACCCCAGAATGCCTTCTTCCTCGTGAAGTTCTGG GCTGACCTGAACAGCAGCGGCATGCCGGACGGCCCGGGTTCATTCTACGGCGTCAGCAGCCAGTACAGCAGCATCGAGAACATGACCATCACCGTCTCCACCAAAGTCTGCTCGTTTGGCAAGCAAGTGGTCGAGAAAGTCGAG ACGGAGTACGCACGTATGGAGGGAGGAAAGTGTGTTTACAGGATCCACCGCTCTCCAATGTGTGAATACATGATCAATTTCATCCACAAACTCAAACACTTGCCTGAAAAATACATGATGAACAGTGTTCTCGAAAATTTCACTATCCTACAG GTGGTGACAAACCGTGACACCCAGGAGACCCTGCTCTGTATAGCTTTCGTTTTTGAGGTTTCCACGAGTGAACACGGAGCTCAGTATCACGTCTACAAACTTGTAAAGGACTAA
- the tead3b gene encoding TEA domain family member 3 b isoform X10, whose product MDGDAEGVWSPDIEQSFQEALAIYPPCGRRKIILSDEGKMYGRNELIARYIKLRTGKTRTRKQVSSHLQVLARRKSREIQSKLKAMNLDQASKDKALQNMAALSSAQIVSPSMMKNPLPPLPPAPYQPVRFWHGSVTGQPGPSQDIKPFAHPPYPGLPGPVQPSIPSYETLGPPPAPPTATAVPVWQDRTIASSKLRMLEYSAFMEVQRDPDNYSKHLFVHIGQTNPSYSDPLLEAVDIRQIYDKFPEKKGGLKELYEKGPQNAFFLVKFWADLNSSGMPDGPGSFYGVSSQYSSIENMTITVSTKVCSFGKQVVEKVETEYARMEGGKCVYRIHRSPMCEYMINFIHKLKHLPEKYMMNSVLENFTILQVVTNRDTQETLLCIAFVFEVSTSEHGAQYHVYKLVKD is encoded by the exons GTCGCAATGAATTGATAGCACGGTACATCAAGCTGAGGACAGGCAAAACCCGCACACGAAAACAG GTTTCTAGCCACTTGCAGGTTCTCGCCCGGAGAAAATCTCGCGAGATCCAGTCAAAGCTAAAG GCGATGAATTTG GATCAGGCATCTAAAGACAAAGCCCTGCAGAACATGGCAGCACTGTCGTCAGCACAGATCGTCTCCCCGAGTATGATGAAGAATCCTCTTCCTCCATTGCCTCCTGCCCCATACCAGCCAGTCAGA TTCTGGCACGGTTCAGTCACAGGACAGCCTGGACCTTCTCAGGA tatCAAACCTTTTGCACATCCCCCATACCCAGGCCTACCAGGGCCCGTACAGCCATCCATACCAA GTTATGAGACGCTGGGACCCCCTCCTGCGCCGCCCACTGCCACCGCAGTGCCGGTGTGGCAGGATCGCACCATCGCCTCCTCGAAGCTGCGGATGCTGGAGTACTCGGCCTTCATGGAGGTCCAGAGAGATCCAGACAAT TACAGCAAACACTTGTTTGTCCACATTGGACAGACCAACCCCTCCTATAGTGATCCGCTCCTGGAAGCTGTGGACATCCGGCAGATATACGACAAGTTCCCTGAGAAGAAGGGCGGCCTCAAAGAGCTTTACGAGAAAGGACCCCAGAATGCCTTCTTCCTCGTGAAGTTCTGG GCTGACCTGAACAGCAGCGGCATGCCGGACGGCCCGGGTTCATTCTACGGCGTCAGCAGCCAGTACAGCAGCATCGAGAACATGACCATCACCGTCTCCACCAAAGTCTGCTCGTTTGGCAAGCAAGTGGTCGAGAAAGTCGAG ACGGAGTACGCACGTATGGAGGGAGGAAAGTGTGTTTACAGGATCCACCGCTCTCCAATGTGTGAATACATGATCAATTTCATCCACAAACTCAAACACTTGCCTGAAAAATACATGATGAACAGTGTTCTCGAAAATTTCACTATCCTACAG GTGGTGACAAACCGTGACACCCAGGAGACCCTGCTCTGTATAGCTTTCGTTTTTGAGGTTTCCACGAGTGAACACGGAGCTCAGTATCACGTCTACAAACTTGTAAAGGACTAA
- the tead3b gene encoding TEA domain family member 3 b isoform X2, whose amino-acid sequence MDGDAEGVWSPDIEQSFQEALAIYPPCGRRKIILSDEGKMYGRNELIARYIKLRTGKTRTRKQVSSHIQVLARKKVREYQAGIKVSSHLQVLARRKSREIQSKLKAMNLDQASKDKALQNMAALSSAQIVSPSMMKNPLPPLPPAPYQPVRFWHGSVTGQPGPSQELVLDLNPGRTPGLGRTSHAIKPFAHPPYPGLPGPVQPSIPSYETLGPPPAPPTATAVPVWQDRTIASSKLRMLEYSAFMEVQRDPDNYSKHLFVHIGQTNPSYSDPLLEAVDIRQIYDKFPEKKGGLKELYEKGPQNAFFLVKFWADLNSSGMPDGPGSFYGVSSQYSSIENMTITVSTKVCSFGKQVVEKVETEYARMEGGKCVYRIHRSPMCEYMINFIHKLKHLPEKYMMNSVLENFTILQVVTNRDTQETLLCIAFVFEVSTSEHGAQYHVYKLVKD is encoded by the exons GTCGCAATGAATTGATAGCACGGTACATCAAGCTGAGGACAGGCAAAACCCGCACACGAAAACAG GTGTCTAGTCACATACAGGTGTTAGCACGGAAGAAAGTTCGTGAATACCAGGCCGGTATAAAG GTTTCTAGCCACTTGCAGGTTCTCGCCCGGAGAAAATCTCGCGAGATCCAGTCAAAGCTAAAG GCGATGAATTTG GATCAGGCATCTAAAGACAAAGCCCTGCAGAACATGGCAGCACTGTCGTCAGCACAGATCGTCTCCCCGAGTATGATGAAGAATCCTCTTCCTCCATTGCCTCCTGCCCCATACCAGCCAGTCAGA TTCTGGCACGGTTCAGTCACAGGACAGCCTGGACCTTCTCAGGA GCTGGTTCTAGATCTCAACCCAGGAAGGACTCCTGGGCTTGGCCGCACCAGCCATGC tatCAAACCTTTTGCACATCCCCCATACCCAGGCCTACCAGGGCCCGTACAGCCATCCATACCAA GTTATGAGACGCTGGGACCCCCTCCTGCGCCGCCCACTGCCACCGCAGTGCCGGTGTGGCAGGATCGCACCATCGCCTCCTCGAAGCTGCGGATGCTGGAGTACTCGGCCTTCATGGAGGTCCAGAGAGATCCAGACAAT TACAGCAAACACTTGTTTGTCCACATTGGACAGACCAACCCCTCCTATAGTGATCCGCTCCTGGAAGCTGTGGACATCCGGCAGATATACGACAAGTTCCCTGAGAAGAAGGGCGGCCTCAAAGAGCTTTACGAGAAAGGACCCCAGAATGCCTTCTTCCTCGTGAAGTTCTGG GCTGACCTGAACAGCAGCGGCATGCCGGACGGCCCGGGTTCATTCTACGGCGTCAGCAGCCAGTACAGCAGCATCGAGAACATGACCATCACCGTCTCCACCAAAGTCTGCTCGTTTGGCAAGCAAGTGGTCGAGAAAGTCGAG ACGGAGTACGCACGTATGGAGGGAGGAAAGTGTGTTTACAGGATCCACCGCTCTCCAATGTGTGAATACATGATCAATTTCATCCACAAACTCAAACACTTGCCTGAAAAATACATGATGAACAGTGTTCTCGAAAATTTCACTATCCTACAG GTGGTGACAAACCGTGACACCCAGGAGACCCTGCTCTGTATAGCTTTCGTTTTTGAGGTTTCCACGAGTGAACACGGAGCTCAGTATCACGTCTACAAACTTGTAAAGGACTAA